DNA from Labrus bergylta chromosome 3, fLabBer1.1, whole genome shotgun sequence:
TCATTTGTATATCAGATAACTTCCTCTTTGAATAAGGAAGGATCAAAAAAGTGTATTGCAAAATCCAGCTGTTGCAACATCTGACAGCTGCAAAGTTTTTCCCCCGTAATTATTGAAACTCTCTTTTTATGGGATATTTGGTTGTCAGCTGTCAAAATTAGTATGCAGTTGGCATTGCACTATTTTAATGGTGAAGAAGAATCTGTTTTGTGGCTTCATGGCTGATTCCAAAACACGTATCTGTTTAAAACCCTTGTTGATTACAAAGTGTGGTTACAAAAATATGGATCCCATTTTTTATTGGGCAAGGAATTCTTCAGACTTTTCAACACTATACAATACCTCTAAGTACTGATACAAGGATGCAATTTGGTTGAAAACGTATAATTTTAAGTTAAATATTATGTTATCATAGCCCATAACTCCTCAACAATAGATTTTGGATTCATATATGTATGTGTTACGATATTTAAGACTTTCTATGTACTATTTACACCCACTCAGAGAATGAATGTGGTTCTAAGTATGCAAGAGCATCCCAAGCTATGATTGTGTGCAGCTAAAGGTTGATCTCAGCATGATGCCTACGCCTTGGGCTTTCCTCCTGTGCTGCATAGTCACTCAGATCAATGCCTTCTTTGACTGTACTTCACAGGGTACAAGGTGTTTCCAGCagacaggagacacacacagcagtcatACAAAAACAACCAACCTTGCCTCACATCTCAGACTAATCTCTGTGGAATGTCTCTGTGACAAGACTTCAACTCAGTCTGGAGCTTTGAGTTTGGTTGGCCTCTTTCTGTTCCTGAGGAAAATCCCATGGGATCAATCtgtaattaagaaaaaaatgccCTCAAGCGTCATATGGCAAAACAAATCATACAATGTGAATGCAAAATACATGAaagaacagctgatccaaagatTGAAGCAACACGACTTAACAGTGTGGGAAAGGGGAAAACTCCCAAAAATCTGGCACTGTCCTTCCACAAGGAATTTCACTCTTTTTCCCCCTTATAAACTacatatataagtatatataaactacatttaCCTCTCTTACCCTCGTTACATTGTAAGGCCACAGTCTAATGTGCAGAAATGATCAAGATGTATTTGTCTTTGCCAAACATTTGCCTGTTTATGAAATAGGACATAATGTTTGCATGTATGTTTGTCTGGTTACTGATTCAGAGATACTTAAGACTGCAGTTCTACAACACTTAAAACCTAATGTCCTTTCCCTCAGCAATCCATGTTAAGAAAACTACCACGCAAACTGCTGCCtttgaaatcaaaaaaaagaaatctgatttTGCCTGCATGCAGTCCATGAATGTAAGCTATAAACAGGCTGTTTCAAATCCCTCATGAATGTGTTAACTAATGACTTTTTTCTCTCAGAACATTTGTGTAATTGAAGGTCTCAGAGTGCAACAGTGCTTTGATAGTTCTcacagacagcagcacacacagtgTTGTCTTGGGAgctctgcatgtgtgcatgtgttttgtgCATTCAGTGTATGACAAACAGCAAGGGGGATTAGGGGTGGAGAGAGGTGGTGTGTTCGTTTGTGTACATTTGGTGGGAGGAAGGTTTTGAACACTTTCCCTATTTACCtcagttaatttatttaagGGTGGGgttcataaaacaaaattacGAATGTATTCAACACGTAAACATAATTTAATTAAAGGGGCTGCATCATGTCATTCAGATGAAGTCAtattgtaaattgtaaattaCCATTCATTGCGCATGAACCGCTAAAAATGAACCGCTAAAAATGATGTGTTTCTCTCTCAACAAGAATTTATGGTATTTTTTGCACTGGCATTCCTTTTAAAGCAACCTGTTGTTTATTGTGCAGATTGCATCATCGGTCTTACAATTAGGCTCTCCCATCTGCAAATatttattgtatatttaaagGCATAGTGACTACAAAACAAGCCTTTAAAACACCTGTGAAAAATGAAGGTCATGTTGTCCCTATCTATGCTTGTACAAGAGAAATGAATTTAAGTCATTGAAAGTGAGAAGTGTTACATGTCTGAATGCCTTTGCAGATGGTAATGTTGACTCTGGATGCCTAATGGAGCCCTGGCTTCTGCAGGCCACGAAACATCACTAGCACTAGGGCCATGTGGAATGTTGTCTGAAAAAAGAGTTTGAGATTTTTTCACAGTCCATTGTAAGCAATCAGGCAAATAGAAGCTTGCAGTTGAACAGTGCACAGGCATTTCTTTCCAGAAGGCAGGAAGCAATGCTCGGTCAACTGACGGGCGAGCCAGCAAACCGACAAGAAATCAGGACATACTCTCATAGCACTAACAGACGGTAACACCACCTGTGGGTCTCCTGAAGCCCACTTTTTGTCTCCTGAGTGTAATTGCTGCTGCATGCACATTCAATCTCCTCTACCGCTGGCAGCAAAGACTTGCAGATGCTCTCAACTCCAGGTGTACTTTTCAACACTGCATCTGCCTTGACGCTCACTCCGGAGCTGTACCCAAAAGCAGGAGGATGCTTATGATTTATTGACAAGGCTACAAGTGGTTTGAGTTTGAGCTGCTGGTGGACGAGGAAGGGTTTTTTCCTGTGTGGCGAGCTGTGGCATCTTCAGAATGTTGTCTATTTTTGTGGCATGTTTGGTATTTGTCCTGCTGGGCTCAGGGAAAGCCCAGGATGCCACACAGACTCAGGGACAGAGACAAAATCGGGGCCAGGGGCAGGAAGCTTCTGCCACTCCTTGGAGGCAGGTGATTCAGTGGGAGAACAATGGTCGGGTATTTAGCCTGCTTAACAGTGGAGCTGAGTATGTCCCCGCTGGGGCAGGGGCCCGGGACAGAGGTTCCAGGGTGGTAGTGGCAGATTCTCGTTCACGCTCCTCTCGTAGACCCCAAGGTGGAAATGTCCGCCGACAGGCTCCATCAAGAGGATCCTCTGAGACTGTCCGGGGGCAGGCAAGGCATCCTTTTGGCTTCGGACAAGTGCCTGAAAACTGGAGACAAAGTGCTGGTAGCACAAGAGGAGGCCAGTTCCAAGGATCGTCTAACACTCACTTCAGGCCATCCACAggctcttcatcctcatcatcatcatccttttcttcttcttcttataatGTACCATCCTACCAACAGAACCCATTTCCTCAACAGCCTCCCTTTCAACCAGTACCTTATGACCCTAGTTTTGTTGAAGGACCTGTCAGGAGCTATGAGCCACCTTTCCAGCCTGTTGTAGGTGGAGGATATGGTGGTGGAGGATACGGTGCTGGACAGGGGTACACTGGGGGAGGGTATGTCGGGGGTATTGCCCCAGTGCTCCCAGGCTCTCCCTCTGATTTTATAGACGATAGCTACCGCTACTACCAGTCATATGGCTATGCGCAGAATCCTGTGGTTCCTGCACGTGCTGCCCAGCCACAGCTTGCAGATGGTCTGGACCACAGATACACTCACAGTCTCTTCAACGGGGACTCTGGTCCGGTTGCCCCTGCTCCAGACCCCAATCAGGCCACCCCTGTGATAGTGGACAGGACAGGACTAGCTGCTCAACCACAAGTCAGGAGCCCTCAGTATGAGCAATTCCCCCCATTTGGAAGACCCCAGCCTCCATTTCTGCAGCCCATCCCTCCAGTTAGAAATTCTCCAAACTCTCCCAATGAGAACCCCATTACGAATGTTGGGAGTGTGTACAGACCAGAACAGAGAGGTACAGTAAGCTTTTTGTTTGGGTTTTGTGAACTTAAACAATGAATTCTTTAATTCTTTCCTTGTTCTGGAAGTTTACCCAGATCTTGATTATATCAGGAGATGCTGTGACACATATGTTGGATCAAAATAGATTTACAATAGACTTCTGTCTTTGATAAAGAACATGCCATGGGATTTTTGTTACCACTGGACATGAGAATTTGAAATATGCACACCACCCACtcaagaacatcaagtatgatcaTTTTTGTCCAGtgtatttatttcatgtatTACAGATCTGAGGTAATCAGACTGAAACAGCTGCTACAAATCCACCCTCTTTTTCAGtttacaaacaaagcaaagtgAACAAAAGTTTCATATTTTCCCACTTGTATGGTTATTGAAACCAGGTGTTGAGCAAGCCCTGCCAATGCACAGGGAGCACACAGAAACGTCTGTGTTTCTGAGGGGAGTTCTCTGCTATATAAAAGAGGACTGGTTCACAAGGTGTGTGGTGTTTGGTAATGGTGGTGGTGACCTCATAGAGGGGCTGCTGGCAGGGGGGTGTTGGTGGGCCATGGGTGCCTCATGGGCGTGAGGACACAAGAAGGGAAAACAAGGGAGGGGGATACTGTACTTCACTActctctgaggaggagggagagcatGGAAAGTCCCTGTAACACATGGGGTCTATTGCTTAAGCGACAGGAAATCAAAAATATTTACTCAGAGTTCAGGAGAGAAGAATGATGAAGTCAAAATGTGCAGTACCCggcttaaaaaaatgtttctttaacttttcagaggtttttttttgtactccaTTTAAGCAATGTATTTTCACAACTTGACACTGTTCTAAAGGGGAATACATTTCTTACTGTTAATGATAAGAATAAAATGGCTTTTAATGCCAACAACCTGTGAAGTTTTTCAGTGTCTGGACTGCCAGAGAAAGCTTCTGGTCTGAGCTGTGAGAAGATGAGTACCTCCTGGAAGATTCATAGTCTTTAAGTAATGCAGGATTCTTTGTATTTTACTCAATAATCTAAATGTGCAGCAGTCTCTCTAGTGGGCTGTTTGTCTTATAACTTAATTCATTAGACACTCCAGAGCTGCAAACAGATTCTACAGCAAAAAGCCAACATGTGTGCAGATGCACAAGTTCTCGCAGTAATCATTGTGATAAAGATTCAGCATTTGGGGGCTATAGAAcatctgacattttttatttctctgcttAAATAGCTGCACAAATAGCTGAGGGCAGGGTAAGCGTCAGTGTATTAGCTGGCAAGCTTAACCATCAGCAGCTTAATTATACAAATAACAATGATAACATTTAAAGCAATGAAACAATACTTGGAGCAGAGCCAATTCCCAGACaatgcttttaatgtgaaattgTTCAACAGACAATTTGTTTTCGGATAATAATTAAGGGTTAGAAGCACAGTCAGATTCACAAGGATGCTGGTCATAGCTTggtatctaaaaaaaaacaaaaaacaagatttatgtCTTTAGATTTTAAGTGGTCATAAGATACATCCTGACATCATATGTGCTAAGCTGAAGCAATAGATAACGCTTTTGGGTATGTTTTTTCAACTCACATTGGCTTTTAGAAAATGCTTTTTTGTTGAGAAATGATTTGTAATAAGAAAATTTCATCAAGCCTCATCcaagaccagagaccagagcaCCAATTTTACTATTAAGGAGAAGGTGTGCTCTTGAATATGAATTATtcactttattattttgtataataAAGTATATagtcttttgtattttttccccttGAGAACTCTCTAATTTGTATGATCAGGCAACCTGACAGAGAACAGAATAAGATCAACAATTAGTTCATCCTAAGAACAATTTAATTGGATGAATTCTGCAGGGAAAATCTCAGGAATTTTGCAGGACGATTtcttcaaacagaaaatgttatGACATTTTAGTGTTactgaaataaatgtgtgtgtactcaATTTGTCATCAAAAGTATAAAGGTTGACAATCTTGAATGTAGATGCGATAAAATAAGACTTTGTAGGGAGTATGAACTACATGAAACAGTGCTGATAtgatgtttcattttcaaacgacctcaatttatttaaaatggtcCAATCTGTCAGGTCTTTGCAACGTATTGCCTTTATCCTAAAGCAGTTCAGAGCAAGCCCTCATGTCTTTTATTGTGCCATATTAGATGCTATAAAATGCATGGCAAGATTCAGTTTCTTTTCTCTGTGCCCCACTTAGAGTGTGTGGCTTTGTCACATGCTGTCAAGAGCTGATCAGCTTTGACTTCTGAATACACTTTATCGCACTGAAGGAGACccaatttcacatttcaaaagaTTAAGGGACAGAGAACAAAGCCGTCCTAGGGTGAGAAGAAAAAGTGGGGTTTTGAGAGCTGCGGTTCACACTGGTCTTACAGTGTTTACATGGTTTGCCTCAGGAAGTTTCCCCCTATTTCATAGGTCTGcctcagagagagggagagagagagacacgggGCCCCCAAAGGCAAAATAAGTACAGTATTTAAACTTGCTGCTTTGGGGGAATACACCTGGATGTTTAACATCGAAAATATAAAGTACAACACTTCCTTTCTGCTTTCCATAAATAGCTAAATCCCTTCATGCTAGTCCAAAATCTAAAGATAACATCTATTTTTCCAGTCCTTGGTTAAAGATTGATGCAACAGAATTTAAAGGTTGCACATCATTCATGTGGTTTAATGAAAGTTCCCAGGCTTAGATGTCAGATGGTTTGACTTTCACTTGCTTTAACAAGCTCAGATTAAAGTGTGTCTGGTCTTTGTGAGGCTAACAGAGAGGGGTGATAAGACCTCCACTCAGACATGTAAggcctgcttttcttttttcttttcttaagtTTTTCTGACAGACTTGGCTCGTGGcccactttgaaaaacagcAATGATGTGAGATCACTGTTGTCTCTGTCTGGCTCTCTTGCTGTGTATCTGTACACCTTTGCCTCTATACCGCTCTTCATCCCTGACACTCGCAGAGAGCACAATATGAAAAACAGACACTGCCCTGCAACAAGCACCCCTGTGATACTCCAGCTTATATATTTCTGAGTTAAGCCTTATCCCCAAAAGATATGAGTAGTCATGTTACATTTGCTATGTTAAAGGTTTAGCTAAACTGACACATTCGTATTAAGAATGGTGTCAGGGAAGATCACATCAGTTTAGGCCAAGAAGGCCAATCTTCATCAGTATAGAATATATCCCAAATGACAAGATGGATTTTGTGAGATGCAAATTGTATTCAACACTGGAAGTAAATATATTGCAAATGAAGCTATGTGAGTCTTAAAATGTAGGGGTGTTTAACACTTGAGCACAGGTAGCCATAATGCTCCCTATCCCCAAAACCTTCTCCTTTGTGAGGGGCGAAGCAGCCTCATAAGAAAACCATGACGATTATCTGGAATGGACAGTAATTGAAGGCCAATATCTCTCTAGAATGTAGAGTGACCTCCCCGTAAACCGCAGGCTCTGTTGCCCATCATATCCTCCATCAGCACCATCATGAATACCAAGTAATGAAAAAACTCATTATAGATATGAaagagctcttctttttttggatgttCCTGTGGAGTGTTAAGAAGGGCTGGAACTCTAGGAGATCAAAAGGTGACCTGACACAGATAAAACCATTAATGTTTGATTATTGAATTGAATCAATAGTGctttaaatgtagtttaccaTCTTTAACAACACTGTTTTGATATAGTGTGTATTATAAACTttgtgttgaaaatgttcaataagGACAATGTTCAGATTATTTAAGTAGTAACTCCTGTTTTCAGTACCTAGGGAAGATTTGTGAGCAAATATCGGttacatgtcaaaacacaggGTAAGCagtgtgtttttcctttcaggGTTACCTGACCTGGTTCCTGATCCCAACTATGTCCAAGCATCCACATATATCCAAAGAGCCCACATGTATTCTCTCCGCTGTGCTGCTGAAGAAAAATGTCTCTCAAGGTAAATTCATTCTGCTTGACCTCTATTTCCTTcatggctttcttttttttttctttttcaatatttcaCTCATGTTTCTGGAGGGATCATTGTAATgtcaaccaatcaaaatcaatctTTTCCCCCTGTACTGAAGTTAAGAGTTTTAATTTAAGCAACACATCATGTTGCTTAAATTAAGCAACATGATGTTCATGTTAATGGTTCTGCTGAATCTCTAATGCTTTATGGCTCAgtgattaacacacacacacaatgtttcaaTCCAGTTAATTCTTTCCTGTCTTCTTGTAACTCTCTGACAGGCAGGTGTTCAAATTAATAATTAACAACAAATGAATGCTTCTTTTAAATACAAAGTTAACACTATATAGGTTGCTTCACCTTTGGGTACCATTAACCATCAAGTGAACTATCCACTATACTGTATAAGGCAGCCTAAAGGAATACATTCCTTTGCAACAATAATTTATGATGAAAAAATGGACCCAAAGCACAACATAAATGAACTTAATCCTGCTCACCTTCAGGGATTCAAGCTCTCGTTAGTTTCATTTGTCTGTGTTGTCGGATATAGCATCCCCTGAGCCCCAGGCCTGGACCCTGTGACTGCCTCTGCACTAAGGACACTATTGAAATTACTGACGAGTGCACTCCCCatggctgctcttttctccCCCCATCCCCATCACAAGCACATCTATCCTTCAAATCCCTTTCATATCCTGTCGGAGTTTGTAGCAATCACCGACAGATGGCCTGTTGTAATTTGTGGTACACTCCATTGTCAACAGCAGCCACAAGATGAATTGCTCCGATCTTCAGTGGTAGTGTGAACTCGAGGTTCTTTCACACAAAAAAGGAAAGCGTGCAGCAGAATGTTCCCTCTGCCAATGTTTAAACAGTGTATTTGGGGAGCTGGTTGTAATCTGTAGATTGAATTATTTAGTAGATATGCTCCTGCCTCCAAGCCTTTTcagctctcttcttctttcctttctgtGTCTCAGATGTGAGAAACACACATTCCTAGATTCCTTTTGCCCTTTCCCTCACTGTTTTTTATCTTGATGAATGTGTTTGCCATCCAGCTCAGCCTATAGCCCCGAGACCACTGACTATGATGTAAGGGTCCTGCTGAGATTTCCACAGAGGGTGAAGAACAAGGGGACTGCTGACTTCATGCCTAACAGGCCGCGTCATACGTGGGAGTGGCACAGCTGTCATCAGTAAGTGCTTAATACAACACAGATTTGACTCAATCagtaatttatcctttattaaataCACCATCAGTTGTTGCAGAAACCAAAGACCTAGTTAGCCATCATTATTATGTCTGTCTGATTTTATTCTTGTTGGGTGGTTTCATTTATGTAACTAATTACTGTTCACATTTGTTGGTATTTGTTCATCTCATTAACCATGATGCAAGGTTAGTGCAATATTATAAAATGGACTGATGGGCCTTTGGTTAAAGTTTTGATCTGATGGCTTGTTCTCAAATTTGTAAAATTCCCTGTTGTTTAGTTAAAGTGAAATTGCTCATAAACTTTAATTGATGATCGTGGTCAATTAAGGATGACGATAAAAAGCGCATTGTTGTGGTAAaattaaaactattttaaattTGCTCTCTAGGTACTAGCATGTTAGTAAAGTCTTTGttcataaaagaaaataatgaccaTCCTAATTCACATGCAAGGAAAAAACTATGTCTTAATGACTGTATTCCTATCTGAGAGATCGTCATGACCCCACTATTCAATATCTTGGCCTAAACTGTAATACTATATTAACTTTTCATCTTCACAGGTAAAAACTGTCCTATACTAGCACTGTACATATTCGTAATGGTTCTTCAACCTGTTATGTACAACAAGGTTATAACATTATGATTGATTGTGTGGCTGTTGCTTTCTATTGATTCCATTGAAGGATACTTTCCTGCTTTATCAGTGAACACAGTGATTTCATTTGGCAGTTTGTTGATAAGGAATTGTTTGCACACACCTCTGATTAAAACCTGGAAGTAGCTTCTACACACACCAACTACGCTGGGTGAGTTGGATGTTCCACCGGCCAAAGAGCCCCAGTCGGCCTCATTATATCTATATAgacaccagaagaagaaaacccaCAAGTTGTACCTTTCTGACTGTAAATCTTGAATAAAACAATTGGGGGCAGTTACAGTAAATCTCCAGTGATTGACTACACTACAAGCATGGCCTTGGTATTACCATTTAAAGGCTTAGGTTCATGGTGGGTTGTTAGTTGGTGAAGTTTTCAACAATATGTGCCTGTCAGGGGCAAAAGCGGGTACATTTGTGGTCTTAGTGTAAACGCTTGTAACTGCCCAAAATGTATCAGCCATTTGAGCCATGGCACAGGCGTTGGCAGAGAAATTGTTTTAGAACAGTACTGAGTGACAGTACTGTGCTCTATTGAGTTGATGTGGCTGAAGTCAACAGCATTTCATTGATGATTTGTTGTCAAATGCCCTATAAGATCTGTATTGAACCCTTAACTGTGATATTCCAAGATAATACTAGTCATTGTAAACTGAGAGATTTCTCATGTATTACATTTCCTATCTTGCCTTTATCTCAGTTTCAGCAAGTCTGCTTGCTGACATCAGAGCCAAGCTCTGCTTTACTGCCCTCATCTTGGAGGAATGTTGACTGGCCTCTGAGATATGCAATGTTGTTGCTGTCAGAcatcagtctgcatttacacaGGAGTTCCCAGGAGGCACAAAGCCAAGACAATCATTCCATGGACTGTGTGATCAGAATGACAAATCAATCCATTTTTCTTGTCAATCTGACACTAGATAACAGAGCTGATAAAGTATGATGGCATGGATGTGGGTTACTGGGACAGGGTGTTTGTTAACAAATAAATCTCTAAAGGGGAACAAAGTCTCTTACTCATATTCTCAATATAAACTTTTCCTGCCCCACATTTTCATTGGATGAGCTGCGAAGTTGAGgctttttctctttattataTTCACCTTATTCTTTTTCACTAAAGTATTGAAGGGCGGGGGGGGGATCCTCAGGAGAATTACTGGCAATTCAGGAAATTTTACAAAAAAGACCCAGATTTCTATGGAAGCTTTTTTCACTCTGATCAGTTTTTTCTCACAAAGGTTGAACTTTATTAATGTAAACTTTGTGGTCAGAGATCAAGGCTGCTGTTTGCACAGGTGCTTGAATATGTCTTAATATCCTGGTTGCACTTCATTGAGGGCAAATGTCAAGACACTGCTAAATAGTTCTCAAAGAACCAACTACAGTTCTGTGAATTTTACAACCTGAGCTGTGATCAACAGACCCTCAACAGAAGTCTTGTTTGTTGCAACACAAGTGGAAAATGACTGAAAAACTATGAAGAAggattcaaatgttttgtataTTACTTGTACAAGTTATTCTTGTAAAACCCTGTGTGTCTTTCCAACACGACATTCTCTCAAGGTGACATAGTCAGAGAGGAGTTCCAGGAATCAAAGAAGGCAGGAGACCCTTACAGGCACTCTCAagtctttttctctgcttcctGCACAGATACTTTcaattttaaacacacacatagacataaTGGATAATCATCTCAAGACTGCCATGAAAAG
Protein-coding regions in this window:
- the loxl1 gene encoding lysyl oxidase homolog 1 isoform X2, whose translation is MLSIFVACLVFVLLGSGKAQDATQTQGQRQNRGQGQEASATPWRQVIQWENNGRVFSLLNSGAEYVPAGAGARDRGSRVVVADSRSRSSRRPQGGNVRRQAPSRGSSETVRGQARHPFGFGQVPENWRQSAGSTRGGQFQGSSNTHFRPSTGSSSSSSSSFSSSSYNVPSYQQNPFPQQPPFQPVPYDPSFVEGPVRSYEPPFQPVVGGGYGGGGYGAGQGYTGGGYVGGIAPVLPGSPSDFIDDSYRYYQSYGYAQNPVVPARAAQPQLADGLDHRYTHSLFNGDSGPVAPAPDPNQATPVIVDRTGLAAQPQVRSPQYEQFPPFGRPQPPFLQPIPPVRNSPNSPNENPITNVGSVYRPEQRGLPDLVPDPNYVQASTYIQRAHMYSLRCAAEEKCLSSSAYSPETTDYDVRVLLRFPQRVKNKGTADFMPNRPRHTWEWHSCHQHYHSMDEFSHYDLIEVSTGRKVAEGHKASFCLEDTTCDFGHLKRYACTAHTQGLSPGCYDTYNADIDCQWIDITDIQPGNYILKLQVNPKFLVLESDFTNNVVRCNIHYTGRFVTTTNCKIAQ
- the loxl1 gene encoding lysyl oxidase homolog 1 isoform X1 yields the protein MLSIFVACLVFVLLGSGKAQDATQTQGQRQNRGQGQEASATPWRQVIQWENNGRVFSLLNSGAEYVPAGAGARDRGSRVVVADSRSRSSRRPQGGNVRRQAPSRGSSETVRGQARHPFGFGQVPENWRQSAGSTRGGQFQGSSNTHFRPSTGSSSSSSSSFSSSSYNVPSYQQNPFPQQPPFQPVPYDPSFVEGPVRSYEPPFQPVVGGGYGGGGYGAGQGYTGGGYVGGIAPVLPGSPSDFIDDSYRYYQSYGYAQNPVVPARAAQPQLADGLDHRYTHSLFNGDSGPVAPAPDPNQATPVIVDRTGLAAQPQVRSPQYEQFPPFGRPQPPFLQPIPPVRNSPNSPNENPITNVGSVYRPEQRGLPDLVPDPNYVQASTYIQRAHMYSLRCAAEEKCLSSSAYSPETTDYDVRVLLRFPQRVKNKGTADFMPNRPRHTWEWHSCHQHYHSMDEFSHYDLIEVSTGRKVAEGHKASFCLEDTTCDFGHLKRYACTAHTQGLSPGCYDTYNADIDCQWIDITDIQPGNYILKLQVNPKFLVLESDFTNNVVRCNIHYTGRFVTTTNCKIAQS